A single Alcanivorax borkumensis SK2 DNA region contains:
- a CDS encoding dicarboxylate/amino acid:cation symporter encodes MKLHHQIFFAMLAGTLAGSFTAESSTLLGMPIISGYDLVGSLFINALKMVVIPLIVTAIINGMVGVGDDENLGRMGLKTVVLYMSTTLVAVLIGLVAVNLFTPGIINGQPARDLLGLATETQDALAKIDGRGVGDFTEILLQMLPPNLIAAAANGQMLGLIVFSLLFGFFLRTERSSSGQSLRNIIDGIYQVVMKITMLVIRFTPLGIFALIAATVTRTGMDAIEPLAWFFLTVLVALALHAFVFMPLLIVLAAKRSPLRHIQAMTPALLTAFSSASSAATLPLSMECVQKRSGVSTRTSSFVLPLGATVNMDGTALYECVAAMFIAQAYGMDLSLATQFMIVITALLTSIGVASIPAASLVAITVILGAIGLPAEAIGLILVTDRVLDMCRTAVNVWGDSVVTVVLARSEGEETVLSLPVSKMEKVTTTDVH; translated from the coding sequence ATGAAATTACATCACCAGATATTTTTTGCCATGCTGGCCGGCACTCTGGCCGGCAGTTTTACTGCGGAATCCAGCACCCTCTTGGGAATGCCGATTATCAGCGGTTACGATCTGGTGGGCAGCCTGTTCATCAATGCACTGAAGATGGTGGTCATTCCGTTAATCGTTACCGCCATTATCAACGGCATGGTGGGCGTTGGCGATGACGAAAACCTGGGACGAATGGGTTTGAAAACCGTCGTCCTATACATGAGCACAACCCTGGTGGCGGTGCTAATCGGGCTGGTCGCAGTGAATCTATTCACTCCCGGAATCATCAATGGTCAGCCCGCCCGAGATCTACTGGGCTTGGCCACAGAAACCCAGGACGCCCTAGCTAAAATCGACGGCCGAGGCGTCGGTGATTTCACCGAGATCCTACTCCAGATGCTTCCCCCCAATCTGATCGCCGCTGCCGCCAACGGGCAAATGCTCGGGCTGATCGTCTTTTCGCTGCTGTTTGGGTTTTTTCTGCGCACCGAGCGCTCATCGTCTGGCCAGAGTCTGCGCAATATCATCGACGGGATCTACCAGGTGGTCATGAAAATCACCATGCTGGTGATCCGTTTTACCCCGCTAGGAATATTCGCTCTTATTGCCGCCACCGTGACTCGCACTGGCATGGATGCCATCGAACCGCTTGCCTGGTTCTTTCTTACGGTACTGGTAGCCCTGGCTCTGCATGCTTTCGTGTTCATGCCGCTGCTGATCGTGCTAGCCGCGAAACGCTCCCCTCTTCGCCATATTCAAGCCATGACGCCAGCGCTGCTCACGGCATTCTCCTCGGCCAGTTCAGCAGCAACGTTGCCGCTGTCTATGGAATGTGTACAGAAACGCTCCGGCGTATCAACCCGCACCAGCAGCTTCGTGCTGCCTCTGGGGGCCACCGTCAATATGGATGGCACCGCCCTATATGAATGTGTAGCAGCCATGTTTATTGCCCAGGCTTACGGTATGGATCTGTCTCTGGCCACCCAGTTCATGATCGTGATTACCGCCCTGCTTACATCAATCGGCGTAGCCAGTATTCCAGCTGCCTCCTTAGTGGCCATCACCGTGATCCTTGGCGCTATCGGCCTGCCAGCCGAAGCCATCGGACTGATTCTGGTAACGGATCGTGTGCTGGATATGTGCCGCACCGCCGTCAACGTCTGGGGAGATAGTGTGGTAACCGTGGTGCTCGCCCGTAGCGAGGGGGAAGAAACGGTGTTGTCGCTACCGGTTTCCAAGATGGAGAAGGTAACGACAACAGACGTACATTGA
- a CDS encoding SDR family NAD(P)-dependent oxidoreductase, with product MKQSPTLLITRGCTPLGLALAQAAAGHYRIAIASDDTHTGNALCRRLHEDGHEALFIETIAGEVRDIQRAVNRVLSRWQQLDVVVNLPGNMLVGPFEAAQTQQWQTLASQQLMQVVNSSQSALTAMKKQGYGSIINVVPDCGLLPGPLTSASSATYAAIIALTESLNSELANSPVNARAVALPLYQEQAEQLDATDPLSQARFKRKTRDSLNTAASLSGDILAMLKTPEATALHTPCASTRAQWRLKRWFTKRWDKKMQQRGRRYRRKGTGESS from the coding sequence TTGAAACAATCCCCAACCCTGCTGATTACCCGAGGCTGCACACCGTTAGGTCTGGCTCTAGCACAGGCTGCTGCCGGGCACTATCGGATTGCGATCGCCAGCGACGATACCCATACCGGTAACGCACTGTGCCGCCGCTTGCATGAAGACGGTCATGAAGCTCTATTTATCGAGACAATAGCGGGTGAAGTGAGGGACATTCAGCGAGCCGTCAACCGGGTTCTAAGTCGCTGGCAGCAGCTGGATGTGGTGGTTAATTTACCCGGAAATATGCTGGTGGGGCCTTTTGAAGCGGCGCAGACTCAGCAATGGCAAACGCTGGCCAGCCAACAGTTGATGCAAGTAGTAAACAGCAGTCAGAGCGCGCTAACTGCTATGAAAAAACAAGGATATGGGAGCATTATTAATGTGGTGCCCGATTGCGGCCTACTCCCCGGGCCACTCACCTCCGCAAGCAGTGCGACCTATGCGGCCATCATCGCCCTGACCGAAAGCCTAAATAGCGAGCTGGCCAACAGCCCAGTGAACGCCCGGGCAGTTGCCCTACCACTCTACCAGGAACAAGCTGAACAATTGGATGCTACCGATCCGCTCAGCCAAGCCCGCTTCAAACGTAAAACCCGTGACAGTTTAAATACTGCGGCTTCACTGAGCGGTGATATTCTGGCTATGCTAAAAACACCTGAGGCCACCGCCCTGCATACGCCCTGCGCATCCACACGGGCACAATGGAGATTGAAGCGTTGGTTCACAAAGCGATGGGACAAAAAAATGCAGCAACGAGGACGTCGCTACCGCCGTAAGGGAACCGGGGAGTCTTCTTAG
- a CDS encoding DUF2505 domain-containing protein: MKVMVDRQYPISVNRLYEVLTSKAFYETRYEWSKVDNYRFGAFEDTSRGMLIQLIQPIAISTDKVPSMARRFLPESADLLTEFLWTPPPIAGRYQAQYRFELGNVPIKIGGVMVLTGDENEAIQHTEVEISSSVPLVGKKLVSLVAPKIDNALASDYRDTLRYVETFC; encoded by the coding sequence ATGAAAGTTATGGTTGATCGCCAGTATCCCATCAGTGTGAATCGGCTTTATGAAGTACTGACAAGCAAGGCGTTCTACGAAACCCGCTATGAATGGAGCAAGGTGGATAATTATCGTTTTGGCGCCTTTGAAGACACATCACGGGGAATGTTGATTCAATTAATACAGCCAATTGCTATCAGCACTGACAAAGTGCCATCCATGGCCCGTCGTTTCTTACCAGAAAGCGCTGATTTGCTGACAGAATTTTTGTGGACGCCCCCTCCCATAGCAGGGCGATATCAGGCCCAATACCGGTTTGAGTTAGGCAATGTGCCCATAAAAATTGGCGGTGTTATGGTGCTGACCGGAGATGAAAACGAAGCGATTCAACACACGGAGGTGGAGATCAGCAGTTCCGTGCCGTTGGTTGGAAAAAAATTAGTGTCATTGGTGGCACCCAAAATTGATAATGCTCTGGCGAGTGATTACCGCGATACACTACGCTATGTAGAAACGTTCTGCTGA
- a CDS encoding diguanylate cyclase domain-containing protein — MDKASKPSLLFVDDSKVMRLAADKMLGREFRVEVAENGLQAWTMVCHNPSISVVFSDLAMPEMDGFALLKKIRTSEDEGVAGLPVIIVTGAENDDEARAEALRLGGTDFISKPFNSTDLLARARAHANYQNERKEFAKQAMIDPLTRLGNRRYLLHRLRQELALAARQQYRLSVVQLEICQFNQLFVQLGKKRTDMVLLKLAQSLRGVIRKEDSLARSSVAQFTVLLPSAGPNGAKRFVERALKVSERLAFQFRGKVQRLPLTVIIHTPAVHAGLAPRQVQLALEEQLKQARKLGPGTVLSDDADTTLSVDESAPILTIEQALVLLRAGKPRAVVSALPDLERQLAPLLELMKRSASDQEAV, encoded by the coding sequence ATGGATAAGGCGTCCAAACCCTCACTGTTGTTTGTGGATGATTCTAAGGTAATGCGCCTTGCGGCTGACAAGATGCTCGGTAGAGAGTTTCGAGTCGAGGTGGCAGAAAATGGTCTCCAAGCTTGGACCATGGTATGTCACAACCCGTCCATCAGCGTGGTTTTTTCTGATCTGGCCATGCCGGAAATGGATGGTTTCGCGTTGCTGAAAAAAATCCGCACCAGCGAGGATGAAGGCGTTGCTGGATTGCCGGTTATTATTGTTACCGGTGCAGAGAATGATGATGAAGCTCGGGCTGAAGCCCTACGGCTGGGCGGCACGGATTTCATCAGTAAACCGTTTAATTCCACTGACTTGTTAGCTCGTGCCAGAGCCCACGCCAACTACCAAAATGAGCGCAAGGAATTCGCCAAACAGGCGATGATTGACCCGCTAACCCGGTTGGGCAATCGCCGTTACCTATTACATCGACTGCGCCAGGAGCTGGCATTGGCTGCCCGCCAGCAGTACAGGCTGTCAGTCGTGCAGCTGGAGATTTGCCAATTCAATCAACTTTTCGTTCAGCTGGGTAAAAAGCGCACGGATATGGTGCTTTTGAAGTTGGCTCAGTCCCTGCGTGGGGTGATTCGTAAGGAAGACTCTCTGGCACGTAGCAGCGTGGCGCAATTTACCGTGTTGTTACCCAGCGCTGGGCCAAATGGCGCCAAGCGATTTGTGGAGCGAGCATTGAAAGTCAGCGAGAGGCTGGCCTTCCAGTTTCGGGGCAAGGTGCAGCGGTTGCCGCTGACGGTCATTATCCATACCCCGGCTGTGCATGCGGGATTGGCGCCGCGTCAGGTACAACTGGCGTTGGAGGAGCAGTTAAAGCAGGCTAGAAAGTTGGGGCCAGGTACCGTATTAAGTGATGATGCAGATACTACCTTGTCGGTAGATGAATCTGCACCCATATTAACGATTGAGCAGGCACTGGTGCTGCTACGTGCCGGGAAACCTCGGGCAGTGGTTAGCGCATTGCCGGACTTGGAACGTCAGTTGGCACCGTTACTAGAACTGATGAAGCGCTCAGCGTCAGATCAGGAGGCAGTATGA
- a CDS encoding MaoC family dehydratase: protein MKVIEATSLVDYVGKELGASDWFQIDQERINAFADATLDHQFIHVDAEQAKNTPFGTTIAHGYLTLSLLPYLQASIDDFLMPKGMKMGMNYGFDKLRFMAPVKEGKRIRALATLLDVSEKREGQWLLKFAFTVEIEGEEKPALAAEWLLMYFV, encoded by the coding sequence ATGAAAGTGATCGAAGCTACATCATTAGTGGATTATGTCGGCAAGGAATTGGGTGCGTCGGATTGGTTTCAGATCGATCAGGAGCGGATTAATGCATTCGCGGATGCGACTTTAGATCATCAGTTCATTCATGTTGATGCGGAGCAGGCCAAGAATACTCCCTTCGGTACCACTATTGCTCATGGCTACCTGACTCTGTCTTTATTGCCCTACTTGCAAGCGTCCATTGACGATTTTCTAATGCCCAAGGGCATGAAAATGGGCATGAATTATGGCTTCGACAAGCTACGCTTTATGGCGCCCGTGAAAGAGGGTAAGCGGATTCGTGCCTTGGCAACCTTGCTGGACGTCTCTGAGAAACGCGAAGGGCAGTGGTTGCTCAAGTTTGCGTTTACCGTTGAAATTGAAGGCGAAGAAAAACCAGCGCTGGCCGCAGAGTGGTTGCTGATGTATTTCGTCTAG
- a CDS encoding alpha/beta fold hydrolase — MDAIERKFSVYGQTISALQWPGEVDRNDAEPILALHGWLDNAASFAPLSRFIQRPLLAMDFSGHGHSDHRPCGVVTHLVDHVRDVLAVVDQLGWKRFTLMGHSMGAGIACLFAAACPERVSRVVLIEGLGPPSTDGKDVASNLRKALDDSASLAGKRKPIYAHVEDAIDARTKGFGGLNHKASALLSDRGLMPVEGGWTWRADSRLRLTSFLRLTEEQVEGFVRAIKAPVCLIIGEQGMGGNGMFDHRLGWLSGATIVRLPGRHHLHMEEPQSVAASINTFLGETDDLLSRAGDD, encoded by the coding sequence ATGGATGCGATAGAAAGAAAGTTCAGTGTCTACGGGCAGACGATTAGCGCGCTGCAATGGCCTGGAGAGGTTGATAGAAATGACGCAGAACCTATCTTGGCCTTGCATGGCTGGTTGGATAATGCCGCGTCATTTGCGCCGTTGTCCCGCTTTATTCAACGACCGTTGCTGGCCATGGATTTTTCCGGCCACGGCCATTCCGACCATCGCCCTTGTGGCGTGGTTACCCATCTGGTGGATCATGTACGGGATGTACTGGCGGTGGTCGACCAATTAGGGTGGAAGCGTTTTACCTTGATGGGACACTCCATGGGCGCAGGGATTGCCTGTCTGTTCGCCGCTGCCTGCCCTGAGCGAGTATCACGGGTAGTGTTGATAGAAGGGTTGGGGCCACCGAGTACTGATGGCAAGGATGTGGCCAGCAATCTTCGTAAAGCCCTGGATGATTCTGCATCCTTGGCTGGAAAGCGTAAACCGATTTACGCCCATGTAGAGGATGCGATTGATGCACGTACAAAAGGGTTTGGTGGGTTGAACCATAAAGCCTCCGCGCTTTTGAGCGATCGAGGCTTAATGCCCGTGGAAGGTGGCTGGACCTGGCGCGCAGACAGCCGCTTACGGCTGACCTCGTTTCTACGCCTTACTGAAGAACAGGTGGAAGGCTTTGTCCGTGCGATAAAGGCTCCGGTATGCCTTATTATTGGTGAGCAGGGCATGGGCGGTAACGGTATGTTCGACCATCGACTGGGCTGGCTGAGTGGCGCCACCATTGTACGTTTGCCTGGGCGCCATCATTTGCACATGGAGGAGCCGCAAAGTGTTGCAGCCAGCATAAATACGTTTCTGGGTGAGACCGATGACCTTCTTTCAAGGGCTGGCGATGACTGA
- a CDS encoding alpha/beta fold hydrolase: MPEQSGRQVLAFAHANGIPGHSYDTFLAPLAAEYELVILDRAGHDPAFPVDSGWHSLSLELEAQLAPLPKPIVGAGHSLGSVLMYLVAQRRPDWFSSLIMLDPPVMNGLPGLLIHAAKLTRQIDKVTPAGKSLGRLDYWPDWDSVVSYFSSRGLFKTFDPRCLSDYLNAGVEPWEGGWRLRFRPQVEVDIFRHTPTNVTRMPRLQVPGAIVTGKDSPSPFHDCGKRHAKRHGMLHRIAEGSHMYPLEKPEKTLELFRELLNELQSKKR; the protein is encoded by the coding sequence ATGCCTGAACAATCAGGTCGTCAGGTCCTTGCCTTCGCACATGCCAATGGCATACCTGGCCATAGTTACGACACCTTTCTTGCACCGCTGGCTGCTGAATATGAATTGGTAATACTGGACCGTGCCGGGCATGATCCAGCTTTTCCTGTGGATAGTGGCTGGCACAGTCTTAGCCTAGAGTTGGAAGCACAACTGGCACCATTGCCTAAGCCTATTGTGGGGGCTGGGCATTCATTGGGGTCGGTGTTGATGTATCTGGTGGCACAACGTCGCCCAGACTGGTTTTCAAGTTTGATTATGCTGGATCCACCAGTGATGAATGGACTGCCCGGATTACTGATTCACGCAGCGAAACTCACTAGGCAGATTGATAAAGTCACCCCGGCAGGGAAAAGCCTTGGGCGTCTTGATTACTGGCCGGATTGGGATTCTGTGGTGAGCTATTTTTCTTCACGAGGCTTGTTTAAGACATTTGATCCTCGCTGCTTGTCTGATTATTTGAACGCGGGTGTTGAGCCATGGGAAGGGGGATGGCGATTGCGGTTTCGGCCGCAAGTTGAAGTGGATATTTTCCGTCATACCCCCACCAATGTTACTCGCATGCCTCGGTTACAAGTCCCAGGGGCTATCGTCACGGGTAAAGATTCTCCTTCTCCTTTTCATGACTGCGGAAAACGCCATGCGAAGCGTCACGGCATGCTTCATCGTATTGCAGAAGGCTCGCACATGTACCCATTGGAAAAGCCAGAAAAAACGCTGGAGTTGTTCCGTGAGTTACTGAATGAATTGCAATCTAAAAAACGCTGA
- the xthA gene encoding exodeoxyribonuclease III, translating into MTLISFNINGIRARLHQLQAVIDKYQPALIGLQETKVHDPDFPEQAVRDMGYHPYYFGQKGHYGVALITREPLESVQYGFPTDDEDAQRRMIIGTLKHNDGSLITVLNGYFPQGENRDHPLKFPAKKKFYEDLQHYLITHHQPSDQVAVMGDFNISSTDLDIGIGEPNRKRWLREGKTSFLPEEREWWDRLVGWGLTDTFRHQNPTTDDVFSWFDYRSKGFDREPRRGLRIDTVLATEPLMAKLDTTGVDYQMRAMEKPSDHCPVWARFNG; encoded by the coding sequence ATGACCCTGATTTCATTCAACATCAATGGTATTCGTGCCCGTCTACATCAGCTCCAGGCGGTGATCGACAAATACCAACCCGCATTAATCGGCTTGCAGGAAACCAAGGTTCACGACCCGGATTTTCCAGAGCAGGCGGTTCGAGATATGGGCTACCATCCCTATTATTTTGGCCAGAAAGGCCACTATGGCGTGGCCCTGATTACCCGCGAACCTCTGGAATCAGTGCAGTATGGTTTCCCCACCGACGACGAAGACGCGCAGCGGCGCATGATTATCGGCACACTGAAACATAATGATGGTAGCCTAATCACAGTACTCAACGGCTACTTCCCTCAAGGGGAAAACCGCGACCACCCGTTAAAGTTTCCTGCCAAGAAAAAATTCTACGAAGATCTGCAGCATTACCTGATCACCCACCATCAGCCCAGCGATCAAGTGGCGGTAATGGGGGACTTCAATATTTCATCTACAGATCTGGATATCGGCATTGGCGAGCCGAACCGCAAGCGCTGGCTGCGCGAAGGCAAAACCAGCTTCCTGCCTGAAGAAAGGGAATGGTGGGACCGCCTAGTAGGCTGGGGCCTGACTGACACCTTCCGACACCAGAATCCCACCACCGACGACGTGTTCTCCTGGTTTGACTATCGCTCCAAGGGCTTTGATCGTGAGCCACGCCGAGGCCTGCGCATTGATACCGTATTGGCTACTGAACCACTGATGGCCAAGCTGGACACCACCGGTGTGGATTATCAGATGCGCGCAATGGAAAAGCCCTCGGATCATTGTCCGGTCTGGGCACGTTTTAACGGCTGA
- a CDS encoding ion transporter — translation MKVRLHPEKLKANLDTIGFIIDLAMIVLVIANLSLILFDWLFQVPPVQDFLASLVPAFHNFYRDTIHSDFLFYDLCFVAVYLTEFTIRWIVAIARHTYHRWFFYPFAHWYDLLGCIPVGSFRWLRILRVISLLIRLQRMGIVDLSQTWLGQTILKYYGIVVEEISDRVVINVLSGAQREIGGGSPLLHRIESQVLVPRKEQLVSFVAARIANATQKSHGQYRDQLAEYFSHLTDESLVRTQAGRRLASIPVAGPRAIALLGEAVRETGSAFVDQLVDDLASSANRAQLEQLLHDLIDAAGGEGEQLDALIRDTLLDVLEQVKNQVAVQQWKLEEQDPSLKSL, via the coding sequence ATGAAAGTCAGGCTGCACCCGGAAAAGTTAAAAGCGAACCTGGATACCATCGGTTTCATTATCGACCTGGCCATGATTGTGCTGGTGATCGCCAATTTGAGCCTAATCCTGTTTGACTGGCTGTTTCAGGTGCCACCTGTTCAGGATTTTCTTGCTTCGCTGGTACCGGCTTTCCACAACTTTTATCGCGACACCATTCATAGTGATTTTCTGTTCTACGACCTCTGCTTTGTGGCGGTCTACCTAACGGAATTCACCATTCGCTGGATTGTTGCTATTGCCCGACACACATACCATCGCTGGTTTTTCTATCCGTTTGCCCATTGGTATGACCTGCTCGGCTGTATTCCCGTGGGTAGCTTCCGCTGGCTGCGGATTCTGCGCGTTATCAGCCTATTAATACGTCTACAACGTATGGGCATCGTGGATCTATCTCAGACCTGGTTGGGGCAAACTATTCTCAAATACTACGGTATTGTTGTGGAGGAAATATCCGACCGTGTCGTCATCAACGTGCTGAGTGGCGCGCAGCGTGAAATCGGGGGTGGCAGCCCCCTGCTTCACCGTATTGAGTCCCAGGTCCTAGTACCCCGCAAAGAACAACTGGTTAGTTTTGTCGCCGCGCGCATTGCCAACGCAACCCAAAAAAGTCATGGCCAATACCGCGATCAATTAGCCGAATACTTCTCGCACCTGACAGACGAATCCCTAGTGCGCACCCAAGCCGGCCGACGTCTTGCCAGCATTCCCGTTGCGGGCCCCCGCGCCATCGCGCTACTTGGCGAGGCAGTACGCGAAACGGGTAGCGCCTTCGTGGATCAGCTGGTGGATGACCTGGCCTCCTCTGCCAACCGCGCCCAACTGGAGCAGTTATTACATGACTTGATTGACGCTGCGGGCGGCGAGGGCGAACAGCTGGATGCGTTGATTCGCGACACTTTGCTAGACGTTCTTGAGCAAGTTAAAAATCAGGTCGCTGTTCAGCAGTGGAAACTGGAAGAGCAAGACCCATCACTCAAAAGTTTATAA
- a CDS encoding SixA phosphatase family protein codes for MKLYLSRHGQAVAQAETDALRPLTEAGQAALLSHWQSLQERGVQISGLIVSPYLRAQQTADCIAQVYPGLPRQECPYLTPDSPPKALFDWLLANPPAADSVLVSHMPLVSQLTASWTGVSERVGFNVGTVACFDVDVTAADGAQLLWLCSPGEEIANR; via the coding sequence ATGAAGCTCTATCTTAGTCGGCATGGTCAGGCGGTTGCCCAGGCGGAGACCGATGCCCTGAGACCATTGACAGAAGCTGGACAGGCAGCACTGCTTTCTCACTGGCAATCGCTTCAGGAACGGGGTGTTCAGATTAGCGGATTGATTGTGAGTCCGTATCTGCGCGCTCAGCAGACAGCGGATTGTATTGCGCAGGTATACCCTGGTTTGCCCCGGCAGGAGTGCCCCTATCTAACACCGGATAGCCCCCCCAAAGCGCTGTTTGACTGGTTGCTAGCCAACCCGCCAGCGGCTGACTCGGTGCTGGTTAGCCATATGCCGCTGGTGTCGCAATTGACGGCAAGCTGGACGGGTGTGTCGGAACGGGTGGGCTTCAATGTGGGAACCGTGGCTTGTTTTGATGTGGATGTTACTGCCGCTGACGGCGCGCAATTGCTTTGGTTATGCAGCCCAGGCGAAGAGATCGCCAACCGTTAA
- a CDS encoding NAD(P)H-dependent glycerol-3-phosphate dehydrogenase translates to MTQEKHNAAILGGGSFGTAMASILAANGHNVNLWVRDPETAAAINIDRENTRYLPGAELPKEVTATDSLEEALGGASMVFVAIPSKAFAEVLEQARQWVPDEAVVISCTKGIYADGFLLMSELLHQYWPHTRIGVLSGPNLAKEVVEQKFTGTVIASPDETLRQTVQNALSCDYFRVYDNPDIYGVELGGALKNIYAVASGMAAAIGVGENSRSFLITRALAEMSRFAVKLGANPMTFLGLSGVGDLIATCTSSLSRNYQVGFQLGEGKTLEQAIECLGQTAEGINTIKLVADKAAELDVYMPLATALYKIVYHGQPLELMIQNLMSGEYKHDVEFQLGAFTS, encoded by the coding sequence ATGACGCAAGAAAAGCATAATGCCGCCATTCTGGGTGGGGGCAGTTTTGGTACCGCCATGGCCAGCATTCTGGCGGCCAATGGGCACAACGTAAACTTGTGGGTACGTGACCCGGAAACCGCCGCTGCAATCAATATTGATCGCGAAAATACTCGCTACCTCCCCGGTGCAGAATTACCGAAAGAGGTGACTGCCACGGATAGCCTGGAAGAAGCGCTTGGCGGTGCTTCCATGGTATTTGTGGCGATTCCGAGCAAGGCTTTTGCCGAGGTACTGGAACAGGCCCGTCAGTGGGTGCCTGATGAGGCCGTGGTGATCAGTTGTACCAAGGGCATTTATGCGGATGGCTTCTTGTTGATGAGCGAGCTATTGCATCAGTATTGGCCGCATACTCGTATCGGCGTGTTAAGCGGGCCCAACCTGGCCAAGGAAGTGGTTGAACAGAAGTTCACTGGTACAGTAATTGCCAGCCCGGATGAGACGTTACGGCAGACTGTGCAAAACGCCTTGAGCTGCGACTATTTCCGTGTATATGACAATCCGGATATCTATGGCGTTGAACTGGGCGGGGCCCTGAAGAATATTTATGCGGTGGCTTCCGGCATGGCCGCGGCGATTGGTGTTGGTGAAAACAGCCGCAGTTTTTTGATCACTCGAGCGTTGGCTGAAATGAGCCGTTTTGCCGTGAAGCTGGGCGCTAATCCCATGACGTTCTTAGGCTTGTCCGGGGTGGGTGACCTAATTGCCACCTGTACGTCTTCGCTGTCACGCAATTACCAAGTAGGTTTTCAGCTTGGTGAAGGTAAAACCTTGGAACAAGCCATAGAATGCCTAGGCCAGACAGCCGAGGGCATCAACACCATCAAGCTCGTGGCGGATAAAGCGGCAGAGTTGGATGTGTATATGCCGCTTGCCACAGCACTGTACAAAATCGTCTATCACGGTCAACCGCTGGAACTGATGATCCAGAATCTGATGAGCGGCGAATACAAACATGATGTGGAGTTTCAGTTGGGCGCGTTTACGTCATGA